DNA sequence from the Candidatus Binataceae bacterium genome:
TTCGCTGACCTTGGCCCCGGCCTCCGCCTCCTTCAAAACGCCGATGATCTGCTCCTCGCTAAACCGCGCTCGCTTCATGTCCGCCTTCCTTTCCGGCAGACACTAACCTATCGGTGGGATACTTCGAGGGGGTAAGGCCAGTGGGGTGTGAAGCATTGTACCAAAGTCCAATTTGCAGCAGAGAAAATCGACGCTAAGATAGCGAACTCCGCGCGATACGCTGAAGGAGAGAGTCCCATGCGAATTGTGGTTGACCTGAATCGCTGCCAAGGATATGCGCAATGCGTTCCTCTTGCACCGGACGTGCTCCAACTCAACGGCGAAGAGGCGCTAATGTACAATCCCAATCCGGATGATTCACAGCGCCTGCGCGTCCTGCGAGCCACGACCTCTTGTCCAGTGCAGGCCATTATCGTGGATCAGTTGGATGATGGCGAGCCACAAAAGCCATGAGTGATCCAACGTCCGAAGAAAGAACGCGTCTCGTACAAACTGTTTTCGACGCCCTTAAGGCACGTGGCCGGATCGTCATCGTTGGCGCTTCGTTGGCGGGGCTTCGGTGCGCTGAAGCCTTGCGCAAAGCAGACTTTAAGGGTTTCTTGACAATCATCGGAGATGAGCCAGACGAACCGTATGATCGCCCTCCCCTCTCGAAGCAAGTGCTCAAGGGTTGGGTGCCCGCTGACCATACGAAGCTGCCGCGGTTGCGCGCGGTCGATGCGGAGTGGCGGTTGGGCGTGGCGGCCACCCGCTTAGATCGCGCGAACCGGATGGGCACTTGGCAAATGGCGAGGAGATTCCATTCGATCGGTTATTAATCGCAACCGGAGTCCGCTCACGGCCGTGGCCGAATCCCGCGGAGGCGGCGCTCGAGGGTGTCTACACGCTTCGCACCAACGATGACGCAGCGTCTGCAAGCGGCCTTGGCCGCCAAGCCCCGGCGCGTGCTGGTCATCGGGGCCGGCTTCATCGGCTCGGAAGTAGCCTCGGTCTGCCGCCAACTCGGACTTGAGGTGACCGTCGCGGAACGCGCTGCGGCGCCACTGGCGGGCGCGCTCGGCGGCGTGGTCGGTGCGATTGCCGCAGAAATCCAACGCGCCCATGGAGTGGATCTGCGCCTCGGCGTCTCTGTGCAGGCGCTTGAAGGGGACTCAAATGGGCATGTGCGGCGGGTCCGTCTCTCCGACGGAACCACGCTCGAAGTCGATGTGGTATTGGCGTCGCTTGGCTCGCTCCGCAACATTGAATGGTTGGAAGGTGCCGGGCTGGCCGCCGGCTTCTGGGGCGTCGCTTGCGACGCCGGCTGCCGCGCGTTCGATGTCCACGGTGTCGTCACGGACAATTGGATTCACCTCCCGGTCCCGCGCGAGCGCGATGACGCCGCCTATTTCGCGCCGCTGCGCGGATTGAAGCGCGCGTCAGGGACCGAGCTCTACCTCGGGCTGGTGCACTTCACCGACGGTCTCGCGGGCGCGCGCCGTCGTCTCGCCGCGACGGCCAGCGCCGTCACCGATTTCGGTATAGCAACGGAGTGCGGACTCGGCCGGCGTCCGCCAGCGACGATTGCGGACCTCTTCCGCCTCCACGCCGCAATCGCGACTACATAAGGTTAACTCTGCTACGGAATTGTCGCGCGCGGGCGAGTCAAGATTAGGGTGTCAGGATTTTAGGGACGCCCGGTAAAACAACGGGACGTCCTTTGCGCAAAAAAAGGCCGGGCTGCTGAAAACCCGTTGGTTTGGGGAAGGCCAACGGAATACAGCCCGGCCTAGCTTGGGGACATAAGCGCAGAGTTCTCGGGGAAAGAAGCAACGCGCCAAAAGTCTATCTAGCAATTAGTATGCCGTGAGCAAACCAGCAAAATCGACGACTTTGGAGGACTTTATCTTCTCGCTCTGCGAATCCTCTCGGTAGACAATCCTTTGTCCGGCCACTAACTACCTGATTTCAAAGATGTTTCTCAAGACGCGAAGGACTATGCTCTCGTCCGCACTTTCGCGAAGCTGACACTCACGCGACACCATCCTTCGGATTACTTCAGCAAGCTTGCCCGCAACATCCGGTATGTGCAAAAACGGTGTTGTGCTCGATGACACGATCGAACAACTCTGTTCAATCCTTTTAAACGCCTGATAGATAGATAGATAGATAGATAGATAGATAGAAGCAAAAAAAGCGGGGCCGCCAGAACAGGAGAGTTGGATGTTACCTAAAGACCCCGCGACCGTATCGACCTTAGGATTCGGGCCGAAGGAAGCTTCTTCGCCTTCGGCTTCGAAGCAAGAGGGCCTTAGCCGCCGCAGCTTTATCGGGCGGGTGGGGATGGTCTCCGTCGCGGCCGGAGTGCTCGGTGCGGCTGGTGGTGCGCTCGCCGAACCCGCCGACGCGACCAGCTCCGCGGCGGCGAGTACGAACCTATCCCCAAGCATCTCTAATCCACGGGTCCGCGAGTCCTTCGCGTTGCGCGTCGCAACCGCGACTCAGGAATCCCAAATTCCGGTTCCTCCGCATACCACGAATGGCGACGAACAACGCTACTCCGACAAGTCCGCGAGCTACAGCAAGGGCCTCCTGCAGGACGATATCGGCGTGGTCAATCCGGCCGCCTGGCTGTCTTTCAAGAAAGCGCTGAACAGCGGCAAAAACAGCGACTTCGAAGCCATGATCATCGGCGGCACGCGCACGCAGAACGGCCCGCAGGGCGCCTATGCCTTCGATCTCTGCGGCAGCGATTCCGCGCAGTTCGGCAACGCGCCCTCACCCGGCGATCCGGCCGGGCTGCCGGTGGTTCCGCCGTTTGACCAGATTTCGAGTTCGGCCTACGGCACGCAGTTGATCGAGATGTACTGGGCTTCGATGCTGCGGGATGTCGCTTTCACCGACTACATCGCGAACTCGACGGCGGCTGCGGCTGCGGCGGAGCTGGGCGCCCAAACTGACTACCGCGGGCCGCGCGACGGCAGCGGGAACGTTACTCCCAATCTTCTGTTCCGCGGTAATTTCCCGGGCGAAACCGTCGGACCCTACATGTCGCAATTGATGATCACGCCGACGGCTCTGGGCCAGTTGTCGATTGATCAGTTACTGACGACGTATCTGCCGGGCATCGACTACATGACCGACACGACGACGTTCTTCAAAGTACAGAATGGCATCGACACCGGACTGCGTAATCAACCTGACTCGGTCCTGCGCTATCTGCACGATGGGCGGGGCCTGGCGGCCTATACTCACATCGACGTTCTGTATCAGGAGTACCTGATCGCTTTGCTGGTTCTGGGGACTTTGAATACACCGGTGAACCCCGGTAACCCCTATGTAGGATCACGGACACAGAACAGCTTCTGTACTTTCGGCGGACCGGATGTCGCGGCGGCGCTAGGCACGGTCGCGACGCGTGCGCTGCAGCGCGTCTGGTGGCAGAAGTGGCTGGTGCATCTGATCCATCGACCGGAGGCGGGCGGCGGCGTGGTGCAGCAGATTCTGAGCGGCAACCAGAGTAAAATCGAGGCTCATCTGGCGAGTAATATTCTGAACTCGCGAGCGGTGGCGCAGAGCTTCAGCCAACACGGGACCTATCTGCTGTCACAGGCCTTTCCGGAAGGTTCGCCAACCCATCCGTCCTACCCCACCGGCCACGGCACCGTCGGCGGCGCTTGCATCACGATGCTGAAGTTCTTCTTCGACGAGAGCTATGTCATTCCGAATCCGCTCGTCCCCTCGAGCGATGGACTCTCGCTCGTTGCCTATACCGGCTCAGATGCGGGAGCGATCACAATTGGCGGCGAATTAAACAAACTCGCGCGCAACGTCAGCTTCGGTCACGGCGTGCACGCCGGCATCCACTGGCGTAAGGATACCGACTGGTCGCTGACGCTGGGCGAAGCGGTGGCCATCAGCTATCTCAGGGATATGGCGCCGACCTATCATGAGAAGTTCAGCATCACCTTCACCAAGCTCGACGGCAACCCGGTGACGATCACGAACGAATAAACGATCGCGAATAGATAAATGGCTTTGCGTTCCATCCATAAAAAGTCGAGATCGGTCAGGTCGATTTGATCCGGCGTCATCGTCACTTTCCCTGAGGCCGCTCCTATGCCAAGCCGATTTCGGTGATGGGACTACGCCCGCACTCCGCTATGATTGGATGAGCGCGCGAGCAAAGGAGGGGCTTATGCCGACGCTATCTTATCGAGTGCGGCCCGAGACCGCGGTTCTGACCAGTGGCTTCGATCCCGAGTTATCGGTCGGCTCGGCCCGACCACCGGTTTATCGGAGTTCGACCTATGTATTCTCGAGCCCGGAGGCGGCCGAACGGGCGTTCGCGATTGTGCTGGGGAAGATCGCGCCTGCGCCGGAAGAGGGCCAGGAACTGATCTACGCGCGGCTCAACCATCCGAACGCGCAAATTACCGAGGATCACCTGGTGCCGTTAGAACGCGGTGCAACGGCGGCGGCGCTGTTCAATAGCGGGATGGCCGCCATTTTCACGGTCCTGACCGGCTTCCTCGAGCGCGGCGGCTCATTACTGTATACGCAGCCATTATACGGCGGGACGCAGCATCTTATTCACCAGCTCATCGAGCCGTTGGGCTTTATCGCCATTCCGGTGCCGGCCGGCGATTCGGCAAGCCTGGCGGCCACGATTACCGGGCACGACGATCTGCGCCTCGTGCTGATCGAAACGCCGGCCAACCCCACGCTGATCATGACCGATCTCAAACAGGCTGCCGAGGCGATCGCGCGTCACAAGAACCATCCCCTGCTCGCGGTAGACAACACTCTGCTCGGCCCAACCTTTCAGCACCCTCTGCTTCATGGCGCCGATCTCGTCATCTATTCGGCGACCAAATTCCTCGGCGGGTTCAGCGATTTGCTGGCCGGTGCAGTGCTCGCCGCGGATGGCAAGCTAGTCCAGCATCTGCGCGGCGTGCGCGCGCTGCTGGGCAACATCCTGCAAGCGGACGAGTGTTGGATTCTGGATTCGCGACTCTCGACGGTTGCCCTGCGCATGAATCGTCAGAGCAAAAATGCGCAGCGCATCGCCGAGCAACTCGCTACCCATCCGCGCGTCAAGCGGGTGATTTATCCCTCGCTCTTCACCAATCCGGAACAGCTTCGCATTCGGGACGCGCAGACCGATTATCCGGGCTCCCTGCTCTCGCTTGAGATAGAAGGCGGCAAGGCCGGCGCCTTCGATTTCCTGCGCCGCTTACAGATCGGCAGGAACGCAGTCAGTCTCGGCGGCGTCGAGACCCTCGCCTGTCATCCGCTGACGACGACGCACAGTGAGCTCACGCCGCATGAGCTGAAAGCGGCAGGAATTACCGAATCGCTAGTGCGCATCTCGGTTGGTATCGAACACTGGCGCGATCTGCTCAATGACTTCATGCGGGCGCTTGAGGTGCGTGAGCCCTGAAGTTTGCGCGATCGCGCGCCCGATACCATCTATTAACGCTTTTTGCTGACGTACCGGCGCTGACAATGACGGCCGGTGGGCGATGCCCACCGGCCGTCTGCTTTAGTCTTGCTTATTCTGCGGTCTCGGTATCGTCGGAATCAGGCCCCGACGCCGTGGCGCAGCAGCTTGCCCGGCGTCGCCCCCGTGCACTGATCACCCTCGAAGGTCACCTGCCCGTTGACGATCATCCACTGGTAGCCTTCGGATTTCTGCACGCGCCGCCACTCGTTGCCTGGTAGGTCGTGAAGGATCTCGATCGGCTTCACGTTGAGCTTGTCGAAGTCGTAGACCACGACATCGGCCGGCGCGCCCTCGCGCAGGAAACCGCGATCCTTGAAGCCGCCGCAGAAGGCCGGCAGCGCGCTCAGCCGCCAGTGGATCTCTTCCAGCGACAGCCAGCCCTTCTCGCGGCAGAACTTCACAATACCTTCGGTCGGATAACGTCCCGCAGTTAGGAACTTGGTGTGCGCCCCGCCGTCGGAAACCCCGAAGGCGATATTCGACGTGTCCACCAGGTCCTTCATCAAATCCATGTCCTGATTGACCGCCGGCGCAAAGAACTCGGTCTTGAGCCCCTCCGACACCGCCAAGTCCAGCATCACATCCACCGGATGCTTGCCGGTCTGCGCCGCCGCCTTGCGCAGCGTCAGCCCCTCGAGATTCTTGTTCTCCGCCTTGACGCAATCCGTGATGATGATCTGATCAAAGTAGCTCGTGATCAGGCTCTCGCGTGGCATCTGGCTCTTGAGCGCCTCGCGCTTGCGCGGATCGCCGAGCTTCTGCTGCCGCTCCGCCACCGTGCCGGTTGTGCACTCGCGCCACGCGTCCGAATCGTCAAACAGATTCCAGTCCTCGAAAGTGAAGCTCAGGCCGGCGTCCGTGGTCACGCCCTGGCCGTAAATCCGCAAGCCCTTCTGACGGCAGCGCTCCAGCCACTTCAACGTGTTCCGATGACGATGCGGATAGCGGTCCTGCGTCGCCACCGCCTGGTACATGATCGGCCGCCCGCTCAGCTCCGCCAGCTCCTCGAAGTGCTTCGCATCCTGCTTAGGATCCCAGCTCACCAGCGTCAGCTCCTGGAAGCCTTCGCCGCGCTCGCCCAGCACCTTCGCCATCTCGAAGCAGGTCTCGTCGTGCATGATGTCGGTGTTCATCGGCGAACCGTCGAAATCGCGCTGCACCGACGACGGCCCGTCCGGCTTCAAACGCTGCGCCGACCAGCCGTTGGCCCCGGCGTCCATCGCCTCGTTGAGCAGCCGCCGCATCGTCGCGTGCTCCTGCGCGGTCGGCATCCGCCCGGTCTTCGACTCGTCAATGCCCATGACGTAGCCGAGCAGCGGATTCATCGGCACATTCGGCAGCAGATTGACGCCCTTGGGTTGCCGATCGAGCGCGTCCATGAACTGCGGATAGCTCTCCCAGTCAAACTTCATCGCCGCCTGCATCGACGCCAGCGGAATCGCCTCGGTCCGCACCATCGTCAGCATCGCGCGCTCGTGATCCTGCTTGTGCACTGGCGCGAAGCCGAAGCCGCAGTTGCCGATCACCACCGAGGTGATGCCGTGCCAGCTCGAAATTGACAGATACGGATCCCAGAAAATCTGCGCGTCGTAATGCGTGTGCAAGTCGATAAAGCCCGGCGCTACGATCAGCCCGCTGGCGTCGAGCACCTTGGCCGCCTCGTGCGGCTGCACCCGCCCAATCTTGGCGATGCGCCCGTCCTTGATTGCGATGTCATCGCGGAACCGCGGCGCCCGTGTCCCGTCCACGATCATCCCGTTCTTCACCACTAAGTCGAATTCTGGCATCGTTTGAACTCCTCTTCACATTTCTGCCGATTGTTGTTAACTAACGGCCGGCCGTTTTATAAACGAACGCATGTTTGTTTCTAGAATAATTCGCGCAGGTCTGTCAAGCTCTCGTCATCGCCTTTCACGGCGCAGCCGAAACAGGCAGACTGGAGGCTAAGCGGACAGCCACGCCGATGAGGCAAACTTGATGCGGAAACCCGGCTCACGAGGTCCAGAGACGCTACGTAATCTGCGCGCCGCGGCGATCGAACTGCTCGCTGAGCGCAGCTACGAGGGCATGAATCTGCGTCTCCTGGCAAGCAAGCTGCGCCTGCAAGCGGGCTCGCTCTACAACTACATCGAGAGCAAACCGCAGCTCCTTTTCTGGTTGATGAAAGATAGCACCGAGAAGTTGCTGCACGAGTTCGACGACACCATCGCCGGCATCGCGGAGCCCGCGCAGCAGATGCGCAAATTCGTCGCGTTCCACGTCGGTTACCATATCGTCAACCGCAAAGAGGCCACCGTTCTGATGACGGAGATGCGCAGCCTGACCCCCAGAAATTATCGCGCGGTTAAACAATTGCAGCGCCTCTACACCGATAAGGTCCACGCGATCGTCGAACGTGGCGTGGCGGCCGGTGAGTTCATCGTCGAGGACTCGCGCGTCACGACCTTTGTACTACTGCAGATGCTGACCTCGGTGGCGCGCTGGTACGATCCGCGCGGGCGACTTAGCGTCGATGAGTTGGTGGGGGTCTATACCGATTTGGCCTTTGCCATGCTGCGCGCCCGACGATCGGATAGCGCCGCGCCGCGCGTGACTGGCGTCACGGCCAACCGCGCGAAAGTCCAGGTCAATGGCGACCCGATTACTCACTCCTTCGATCTTGGCGGCCACTTGCTCCAGATTTCGATAACGCCGCCGCCCAAGACCAGACACTCCACCAACGGCGCCGCGAAACCGTCCAATCGCCCGTCTGTCCGGGGGTGATCAGCAGGGCCTGATATTACTGTTCGGCGGCGGGGTCTTGTGATGTACCCGCGGTGTTTTTGTCCGCCACCGGCGTTTCGCTTGAAGACGACGTTTGAGACTCAGCGGTTTTTGTATGTGAATTCAAAGGCGTCACTTTGACTCGAGCTACGCCCTTGTGAGTAAGGCCGATCTTCTCGGCGGCGTGCTTAGAAAGGTCCAAACTTCGGCCGTGAACAAAGGGTCCGCGGTCATTGATGCGCACTTTAACCGCTCGGCCGGTACTGGGATTAGTTACTTTAACCGTTGAACCAATCGGCAAAGTACGCGATGCCGCCGTCAGAGCGTTGGGGTCGTATGGCTCGCCGCTGGAGGTCACATGCCCGGCAGTGGCGGCGCCCTGATAGGAGGCCTTTACAGTTTTCGATTGTACGATCGCGGGGTGTGTGATGTTGCTGCCGGTGCTTATCGGTGGCGAGGGCGCCGGCGGCGGCGCCACGACAGGCACCGTCGGTTGCGGCAATGCATTTTGATTCGCGCACCCCGTGCCGAGCGCCACGAGACAGCTGATGAGGAGAAGCGCGGCGAAGGACTGGCGCCGAAGCTTTGAAGGGATTTCCATATTTATAGGACAAAAAGTGTAAATATTTCCGAAGCAAAACTCAACGATTTAAACCGATGCAGTGGAAATTCGCAGAAAAGAAAGATGGCATATCTTCTGCACATCAAACGCAGAACCACCGGGCTTCGTCGCAGAGACTCCCAGACTAAAGCGCAAACCTCTCAGAACTTTCGGCAAGACAAACCGTATAATATGTCCTCTTCGTCATTAGCGACTCGGCCCTACCACAAACATCCGATCCTTCTGGTGTTAAGCAGTTCATTCGCATTGCTTGTAGCAGCGGTCTGCATAACGTCCTATTTCCTCGATGACATCGTACGCGCCAGGACCGAAGCGGCGATGAACCGGACGCTCAAAGGTTATCGCGTAACCCTGGCGCGCGCCCACCTCCAGTTGCTCGACGGCACCCTTAGCCTGCGCGGACTAACAATAGTACAGCTGGCGCATCCGAGTCCGCCGGTTGCCGACGCTGACCTGCTGCGCTTCCGCATCGATTGGCGGCAACTCCTGGCGCGGCGCGTGGTTGCCGACATCCTCCTGTCCCAGCCCCGGCTGCACATCAACCGGCAGCAGTTGGCCGCTGAGACCCACGGCAAGGTCCCCTTAAAACAAGAGGGATGGCAAGACGTTCTCGAGCAGGTATATCCGCTCAAGATAAATCGTTTCACCATCGTCGACGGCGACATGGTTTATATCCAAGACCCTGCAAGTCCGCCCCTGCACTTGGCGAAAGTCAACTTTACGAGCGACAATATCCGCAACATCCAGTCACCCAACGACATCTATCCATCCAAACTGCAAGCGACTCTCGTCGTCTTCGACACTGGCAGAGCGACCATTGACGGCAATGCTAATTTTCTTGAGAAACCATTTCCGGGCGGACGCGTACGTTTCGCTATAAAAAATGCGCCGCTGAGTGCATTTGCTCCCGAGATTCGCGCAGCTAATGTCACGCTGGACGGAGGCCACCTATCAAGCAGCGGCGAAATCGAATATTCACCCGCCGTTACCAACGCTGAGGTCGATATCGCGACCATCGACGGCGTCAAGGTTGACTATGTTCACAAGACAGCGACTCAGCAGGCCGAGACTCGGCGGATAAAAGAAGTGGGCAAAGAGATTCACAAACAGAACAACCGGCCAAAAGTACACATTGACGTGCGTGAATTAGATGTACGGCATAGCAGCTTTGCGTTTACGGATGAAACCAAGAATCCGCACTATCGGCTTGTTCTCGATGATGCCAACCTGGCCGTGAGGAACTTATCGAACCACGAGCAGCAGGGTCCGGCGAATTTGCTCCTTCAAGGAAAATTCATGGACACCGGCGCGACCAAGGTAGTTGGAGATTTTCTCGCTCGCCCGGAAGGTCCTGCCTTTACGATAAGCATTGCGATTGTCGGGACCAGCCTGCAATCAATGAATAATCTGTTACGCGCTTATGGACGCTTCGACGTGGCCGCGGGGCAGTTGTCGGTGTATTCTCAAGTAACCGTTGACAACCAGGAGATCACTGGATATGTCAAGCCAATGTTCGCGAACATCGAAGTGTACAACTATAAAAAGGACAAAAACACTGGCGTTTTGCATCAGGCTAAAGAACTGGCGATTGGCGGTGCGGCGCATCTTCTGAAGAGCCGGGAGACTCAGCAGGTTGCGACCGAGGTTAATCTCAAGGGCCGGCTGGACGGCCCGAATTTGAGCACTTGGCAGGCGATTGTGGAGGTTCTTCGGAATGCCTTCATTCAAGCAATTCTGCCCGGCTTTGATCATTCCGTTCAGGGCAGAATACCAGCTCCCAGTAAGTAACATCTCAGCCGGTTGTCTTCGAGCGATCGCTTCTCACTGGCCGGGGCTAGTTTCCGCGGTGACTAGTTTCCGCGGTGATATGCGCAACAGTCGCGATTCGCCGCTGTCCCGCTCGGGATTCCGCTTCTGCTGCGATTAGTCCACATTCTGCGCAGCGACAAATCCAATCTGTCCGCGCATGGGACCGTTGCTGATCCGGACTTCGGCGCCATTGCTATCGCTCGAGACTATATCGACGGCGGTCTGATCGTCGATCTGTTTCGCCTCGAACTGTTTTTGCACGTCACCGACCGCGCCGCTGACGCCACCCTGTTGCGCGCGTCCCGCTACTTTCAGGAAAGTTGGCTCATCTGGATACATGGGGATTGAGTGCTCACCGGCGGTTGCCACGAGCTTGTGCGGCAGCAGGGCGGAGGTGTCCTTGCATCCGGCAATAGCCAAAAGCGATATGACCGAGGCCGCGATTCCAAAAAACGATATTGTAGCGTACTTGCGGCTATTCATCTTAGCTCCTGGCGCTTCATATCACTCCGAGTAGTGCCAGAACCAGGAGGATAATAATTATTCCGCCGAGCCCGCCACTCGGATAATAACCCCATCCAGTGCTGTAGGGCCATGCTGGCAGAGCTCCAATCAACAGAAGGATTAACAAAACGAATAATATCAGCCTCACCTGATTCCCTCCGTTATAAAGTTCATACTCCTGGCTTAAACGCTATTGCTTTTCGAGCAGACTCTTGAGGTCTTCGGCGTGTTCCTCTTCAGCCTTAAGAATCTCCTCGATCAGTTTGCGCGAAGTCGGGTCCGCGTCCCCGAGCCAGCGTGCGATCTCGGAATACGATTCGATCGCGATCCGTTCGGCAAACAGATCTTCCTTGATCATCGAGACGAGAGTGGTGCCTTCCGCGTATTCCGAGTGACTTCTCGAGGCCAAGCCCTCGGGATTGAAATTCGGAGCGCCATTGAGCTGGACTATACGAGTGGCAATCCAGTCCACATGTTGTTGCTCCTCTGTTGCATGCTGCAGGAACTCGGCTTTAACCGCGTCTGAGTCGATCCCGGAAGCGGCATAGTAATGGCGCTTGTAGCGCAGAACGCAGACCAACTCAGTCGCCAAGGCTTCATTGAGTACATTGACCACGGCCTCGCGGTTGCCCTTATAGCTCTCCGTGACTGCCCCCTGTTCCATATGCTTGCGAGCGCGTTCTTTGAGAGCTTTCAGGTCGATTTTGAACTCATTCATCATGTTTCTCCCGAGGAGTTGGCGCCTTCAGTCCGCTTAGCTTCCGATTAGGGTCGCGGGCGCGCTCCCAGACGAAGCGAGCAATAGGCGAGCCAAAAGAGCCGAATCAAAAGACGCGGGCAATCAAGTAATTATTAATGCGAGTGCCGACGACGGCTGCGCGGTCTGAAGATTTTACCTACTACGCTATCGTAGCGAGCAGGCGAGTCTGCGAGCTACTCCAATCGAAAGCATTTCAACAGCTGCCCAATGCGAAATTCGAACTCATAGATTCACGCTCAGCCCGCGGCGCTTCCGTCGTTGTGATAAGCTTGCAGGAGCTGGCTAATCATCGCGTCGAGTCGATCAAAGCTTACGGGTTTCGTCAAATAGCCGTTGAAGCCGGCTTTTTCATATTCTGTTTTGTAAGTCTCGGTGTCGTAGCCGGTCATCGCGATGGCAGGGATGGACGATTGTTCGCGTATATGATGAAGCAGCTCGATGCCGGTTCCGTCGGGCAGGCCGACGTCGGTAATAATCAGATCAAAATGGCGTTGCCTAATCCGAACGAGGGCCTCCGCGAGCGTACCGCAGCTCTCGGCTTGATGGCCGAGATTGCATAGCAGTCGAGTCATCACCTCGGCTGTATCAACATGGTCTTCTGCGATTAGAATAGCCGCCCCGCGTGGCGCCGCCGGAGCCGCGCTCGTGCTGGCCACTGCCCTCGCGGTTTGGTGGGCCTCGGCGGTGGCAAACGAGACGGTGAAGGTCGAACCTTTGCCGGGTCCGGCACTTTCAGCCGAGATGGCGCCTTGATGATACCCGACCAGCGCCTTCGCGATCGCCATCCCCAGACCCAAACCTCCGTGCGCCATCGCCTCCCGGTCCTGCTCGAAAGGTTGAAAAAGTCGTTGAAGAATGTCGGCGCCCATACCGATCCCGGTATCGGCGACTGTCAGGCTGACGCGACCTTCGCGGTCGTTGGCGCTCATAATATCTATTCGGCCGCCGGCGGGCGTGAATTTGATCGCGTTATTCAGAATGTTTGCAAAAATCTGCTGCATCCGAACCCGATCGGCTTCGACGTAGGCATCTGCGGCGTCGAAGTGCAACGACAGCTCGAGACTCTTGTCATTGACGGCGCCGCGCGCCGTCTCAATGACCATACGCATAACCTCGTGCAGGTCCAGCATTTCTGGATTAAGCGATAACTTACCCGTCGCTATTCGCGCATGGTCGAGTAGATCGTCGATCAGGCGGGCCTCGTCCTGGATATTGCGCCGCATCATGCGGACGTCACTAACCATCGCGGCGGGCAATTCGTTGCGACTTTCCCAGGCCGTCAGCACCGCCAGCACCGGCGTCAGCGGGGTTCGCAGTTCGTGCGACAGGGTCGCGCGAAATTGATCTTTCGCCGCGTTGGCTG
Encoded proteins:
- a CDS encoding transposase — encoded protein: MKRARFSEEQIIGVLKEAEAGAKVSE
- a CDS encoding ferredoxin encodes the protein MRIVVDLNRCQGYAQCVPLAPDVLQLNGEEALMYNPNPDDSQRLRVLRATTSCPVQAIIVDQLDDGEPQKP
- a CDS encoding vanadium-dependent haloperoxidase; translated protein: MLPKDPATVSTLGFGPKEASSPSASKQEGLSRRSFIGRVGMVSVAAGVLGAAGGALAEPADATSSAAASTNLSPSISNPRVRESFALRVATATQESQIPVPPHTTNGDEQRYSDKSASYSKGLLQDDIGVVNPAAWLSFKKALNSGKNSDFEAMIIGGTRTQNGPQGAYAFDLCGSDSAQFGNAPSPGDPAGLPVVPPFDQISSSAYGTQLIEMYWASMLRDVAFTDYIANSTAAAAAAELGAQTDYRGPRDGSGNVTPNLLFRGNFPGETVGPYMSQLMITPTALGQLSIDQLLTTYLPGIDYMTDTTTFFKVQNGIDTGLRNQPDSVLRYLHDGRGLAAYTHIDVLYQEYLIALLVLGTLNTPVNPGNPYVGSRTQNSFCTFGGPDVAAALGTVATRALQRVWWQKWLVHLIHRPEAGGGVVQQILSGNQSKIEAHLASNILNSRAVAQSFSQHGTYLLSQAFPEGSPTHPSYPTGHGTVGGACITMLKFFFDESYVIPNPLVPSSDGLSLVAYTGSDAGAITIGGELNKLARNVSFGHGVHAGIHWRKDTDWSLTLGEAVAISYLRDMAPTYHEKFSITFTKLDGNPVTITNE
- a CDS encoding PLP-dependent transferase, translated to MPTLSYRVRPETAVLTSGFDPELSVGSARPPVYRSSTYVFSSPEAAERAFAIVLGKIAPAPEEGQELIYARLNHPNAQITEDHLVPLERGATAAALFNSGMAAIFTVLTGFLERGGSLLYTQPLYGGTQHLIHQLIEPLGFIAIPVPAGDSASLAATITGHDDLRLVLIETPANPTLIMTDLKQAAEAIARHKNHPLLAVDNTLLGPTFQHPLLHGADLVIYSATKFLGGFSDLLAGAVLAADGKLVQHLRGVRALLGNILQADECWILDSRLSTVALRMNRQSKNAQRIAEQLATHPRVKRVIYPSLFTNPEQLRIRDAQTDYPGSLLSLEIEGGKAGAFDFLRRLQIGRNAVSLGGVETLACHPLTTTHSELTPHELKAAGITESLVRISVGIEHWRDLLNDFMRALEVREP
- a CDS encoding amidohydrolase family protein, with the protein product MPEFDLVVKNGMIVDGTRAPRFRDDIAIKDGRIAKIGRVQPHEAAKVLDASGLIVAPGFIDLHTHYDAQIFWDPYLSISSWHGITSVVIGNCGFGFAPVHKQDHERAMLTMVRTEAIPLASMQAAMKFDWESYPQFMDALDRQPKGVNLLPNVPMNPLLGYVMGIDESKTGRMPTAQEHATMRRLLNEAMDAGANGWSAQRLKPDGPSSVQRDFDGSPMNTDIMHDETCFEMAKVLGERGEGFQELTLVSWDPKQDAKHFEELAELSGRPIMYQAVATQDRYPHRHRNTLKWLERCRQKGLRIYGQGVTTDAGLSFTFEDWNLFDDSDAWRECTTGTVAERQQKLGDPRKREALKSQMPRESLITSYFDQIIITDCVKAENKNLEGLTLRKAAAQTGKHPVDVMLDLAVSEGLKTEFFAPAVNQDMDLMKDLVDTSNIAFGVSDGGAHTKFLTAGRYPTEGIVKFCREKGWLSLEEIHWRLSALPAFCGGFKDRGFLREGAPADVVVYDFDKLNVKPIEILHDLPGNEWRRVQKSEGYQWMIVNGQVTFEGDQCTGATPGKLLRHGVGA
- a CDS encoding TetR/AcrR family transcriptional regulator, producing MRKPGSRGPETLRNLRAAAIELLAERSYEGMNLRLLASKLRLQAGSLYNYIESKPQLLFWLMKDSTEKLLHEFDDTIAGIAEPAQQMRKFVAFHVGYHIVNRKEATVLMTEMRSLTPRNYRAVKQLQRLYTDKVHAIVERGVAAGEFIVEDSRVTTFVLLQMLTSVARWYDPRGRLSVDELVGVYTDLAFAMLRARRSDSAAPRVTGVTANRAKVQVNGDPITHSFDLGGHLLQISITPPPKTRHSTNGAAKPSNRPSVRG
- a CDS encoding septal ring lytic transglycosylase RlpA family protein; the protein is MALGTGCANQNALPQPTVPVVAPPPAPSPPISTGSNITHPAIVQSKTVKASYQGAATAGHVTSSGEPYDPNALTAASRTLPIGSTVKVTNPSTGRAVKVRINDRGPFVHGRSLDLSKHAAEKIGLTHKGVARVKVTPLNSHTKTAESQTSSSSETPVADKNTAGTSQDPAAEQ